From a region of the Mycolicibacterium sp. MU0050 genome:
- a CDS encoding fumarylacetoacetate hydrolase family protein gives MRLINLAGRAALDQGGTAVDIEEASAGRFSAAFQDLLERWDEFRDWAATLGDADRRPFEEAELAAPVGTPRQIFAIGLNYRSHAEETGIDIPDTPMVFTKFASSITGPYDDVVMPPGSVDWEAELVAVIGRRADGVAVERAWEHVAGLTVGQDLSERDLQVKPPAPQQFSLAKSHPGFAPLGPALVTPDEFANPDDLEISCAIDDQQVQQARTGDLIFTVPFLVSYLSGILPLLPGDLIFTGTPSGIGFALNPPRYLRDGERLSTYVEGIGTMRNRMTAAKARG, from the coding sequence ATGCGCCTGATCAACCTCGCCGGCCGGGCCGCCCTGGACCAGGGCGGAACCGCCGTCGACATCGAAGAAGCCAGCGCCGGGCGGTTCTCGGCCGCGTTCCAGGACCTGCTGGAGCGCTGGGACGAATTCCGGGACTGGGCAGCCACACTCGGTGACGCCGACCGCCGGCCGTTCGAAGAGGCCGAGTTGGCAGCGCCCGTCGGCACACCTCGCCAGATCTTCGCGATCGGCCTCAACTACCGCAGCCACGCCGAGGAAACCGGGATCGACATCCCCGACACCCCGATGGTGTTCACCAAGTTCGCTTCCTCGATCACCGGGCCCTACGACGACGTCGTCATGCCCCCGGGTTCGGTGGACTGGGAGGCGGAACTGGTCGCGGTCATCGGCCGCCGCGCCGACGGCGTCGCAGTGGAACGGGCCTGGGAGCACGTCGCGGGCCTGACGGTCGGCCAGGACCTGTCCGAGCGCGACCTGCAGGTCAAACCGCCTGCCCCGCAACAGTTCAGCCTGGCCAAGTCGCATCCCGGGTTCGCGCCACTGGGCCCGGCCCTGGTGACGCCGGACGAATTCGCCAACCCCGACGACCTCGAGATCAGCTGCGCGATCGACGATCAGCAGGTCCAGCAGGCCCGCACCGGGGACCTGATCTTCACGGTGCCGTTCCTGGTGTCCTACCTCTCCGGCATCCTGCCGCTGCTGCCCGGGGACCTGATCTTCACCGGGACCCCGTCGGGCATCGGATTCGCCCTGAACCCCCCGCGGTACCTGCGCGACGGTGAACGGCTGTCGACCTACGTCGAGGGCATCGGCACCATGCGCAACCGGATGACGGCCGCCAAGGCGCGCGGATGA
- a CDS encoding VOC family protein — protein MTVRPRLAHFVLQTAQLPAMRDWYLKVLGAHAVYENEAMSFLTFDEEHHRVALLGLPPGVLADRTPLTTGMAHSAFTFPTLGDLLDKYLELKAEDIHPRVPVQHGLTTSIYYRDPDGNMVELQIDNFATPDEATEYMLGPEYAADPIGPSFDVDELIKAYRGGTPEAELITRTWAKTTPQVNPFELLTTA, from the coding sequence ATGACAGTTCGACCTCGTCTAGCGCATTTCGTGCTGCAAACCGCCCAGCTCCCGGCGATGCGGGATTGGTACCTGAAAGTCCTTGGCGCTCACGCCGTTTACGAGAACGAAGCGATGTCCTTCCTGACTTTCGACGAGGAACATCACCGGGTCGCCCTCCTCGGTCTGCCGCCGGGCGTGCTCGCCGACCGCACGCCGCTGACGACGGGTATGGCCCACTCGGCCTTCACCTTCCCCACCCTGGGTGATCTGCTCGACAAGTACCTGGAGTTGAAGGCCGAGGACATCCATCCGCGGGTGCCCGTGCAACACGGGTTGACCACGTCGATCTACTACCGCGATCCGGACGGCAACATGGTCGAACTCCAGATCGACAACTTCGCGACACCCGACGAGGCGACCGAGTACATGTTGGGCCCCGAGTACGCCGCGGACCCGATCGGCCCCAGCTTCGATGTCGACGAGTTGATCAAGGCCTATCGCGGCGGCACCCCGGAAGCCGAACTCATCACGCGCACCTGGGCCAAGACCACCCCGCAGGTGAACCCCTTCGAACTTCTCACCACGGCCTAG
- a CDS encoding acetoacetate--CoA ligase produces MSVLWEPSQQLLQDSRMGRYARELVERGTVTTPDYHELWRWSTTELAEFWRSVWDYFGILADGDTGRALLDDTMPGAQWFPDVRLNYAENMLRGDEDQTVLTAISQSREVITLTRGELRDQVARAAAGLRRLGVEPGDRVAAYLPNIPEALVAMLATTSIGAVWAVCAPELGVDSVLDRLQQLSPKIFIAVDGYQYGTKSIDRTEHVAAIRAALPSVVHTVSVPYLGAGPDGTTTWTELLAEPAAPDYLRVPFDQPLWVLFSSGTTGLPKAIVHSHGGITLELQKALGLHSDLGADDTYFVYCTTTWVMWNIQVSALLLGARIVLFDGDPAHPGPDELWRTVADHGVTVFGAGAAFLMGCRKAGMRPGQSFDLGKLRAMTSTGSPLPAEGFHWVYDAIGPGIYLQSTSGGTDVCTSFVGGTPLLPVRAGEITAPALGVLARALDPAGNPVVDELGELVISAPMPSMPVCFWNDPDGTKYRGAYFEHYPGQWRHGDWVTFNSRGACVISGRSDGTLNRGGVRLGTSEFYSALDDVPEVQDSLVVHLDDPSGGSGSLLLFVQLSDGVALDNDLRRGINSQLRQRLSPRHTADEIHAIPAVPYNLTGKKLEVPVKRLLTGAPRATVVSDGAVRNPEALDVFEQLADSLAAAHS; encoded by the coding sequence ATGAGCGTGCTCTGGGAGCCCTCGCAGCAGCTGCTGCAGGACAGCCGAATGGGGCGCTACGCCCGGGAACTGGTCGAACGCGGCACTGTGACGACGCCCGACTATCACGAGCTATGGCGCTGGTCGACAACCGAATTGGCCGAGTTCTGGCGCTCGGTCTGGGACTACTTCGGCATCCTCGCCGACGGCGACACCGGCCGTGCCCTGCTCGACGACACGATGCCGGGCGCGCAGTGGTTTCCCGACGTCCGCCTCAACTACGCGGAGAACATGCTGCGCGGCGACGAGGACCAGACCGTCCTCACCGCGATCTCCCAGTCGCGCGAGGTGATCACGCTGACCAGGGGTGAGCTCCGCGACCAGGTGGCCCGCGCGGCCGCGGGGTTGCGACGGCTGGGCGTCGAACCGGGCGACCGCGTCGCCGCCTATCTGCCCAACATTCCCGAGGCCCTGGTGGCGATGCTGGCGACGACCAGCATCGGTGCCGTCTGGGCGGTGTGCGCGCCCGAGCTGGGGGTCGACAGCGTCTTGGACCGACTGCAGCAGTTGTCCCCCAAGATCTTCATCGCCGTCGACGGATATCAGTACGGCACCAAGTCGATTGACCGTACCGAGCACGTCGCGGCCATCCGGGCCGCACTGCCCAGCGTGGTGCACACCGTCTCGGTTCCCTACCTCGGCGCAGGCCCCGACGGCACGACTACATGGACCGAGCTACTGGCCGAACCGGCCGCGCCGGACTATCTGCGGGTACCCTTCGACCAGCCCCTGTGGGTGCTGTTCTCCTCCGGCACCACCGGTCTGCCCAAAGCCATCGTGCACTCCCACGGCGGCATCACCCTCGAGTTGCAGAAGGCCCTGGGGCTGCATTCGGATCTCGGCGCCGACGACACCTACTTCGTCTACTGCACCACCACCTGGGTGATGTGGAACATCCAGGTCTCCGCGCTACTGCTGGGTGCCAGGATCGTGCTGTTCGACGGCGATCCGGCCCACCCGGGGCCGGATGAGCTGTGGCGCACGGTCGCCGACCACGGGGTGACCGTATTCGGCGCCGGCGCAGCGTTTCTCATGGGCTGCCGCAAGGCCGGTATGCGGCCCGGGCAGAGCTTCGATCTCGGCAAACTGCGCGCCATGACCTCCACCGGCTCACCGTTGCCGGCCGAGGGGTTCCACTGGGTCTACGACGCCATCGGCCCCGGCATCTATCTGCAGTCCACCAGCGGCGGTACCGACGTGTGCACCTCGTTCGTCGGGGGCACACCGCTGCTGCCGGTGCGGGCCGGAGAGATCACCGCTCCGGCGCTCGGCGTGCTGGCCCGGGCCTTGGACCCGGCCGGCAATCCGGTCGTCGACGAACTCGGGGAACTCGTCATCTCCGCACCGATGCCCTCGATGCCGGTGTGCTTCTGGAACGACCCGGACGGGACCAAGTATCGAGGGGCCTACTTCGAGCACTACCCCGGCCAGTGGCGCCACGGCGACTGGGTCACGTTCAACAGCCGCGGCGCCTGCGTGATCAGCGGTCGCTCCGACGGCACGCTGAACCGCGGCGGGGTCCGCCTGGGTACCAGTGAGTTCTACTCCGCGCTCGACGACGTTCCGGAAGTCCAGGACAGTCTGGTGGTCCACCTCGACGACCCGTCCGGCGGATCGGGTTCGCTGCTGCTGTTCGTGCAACTCTCCGACGGCGTCGCCCTCGATAACGATCTGCGCCGCGGCATCAACAGTCAGCTGCGGCAGCGGCTTTCGCCCCGGCATACGGCCGACGAGATCCACGCGATCCCGGCGGTCCCCTACAACCTCACCGGCAAGAAGCTCGAGGTACCGGTCAAGCGCCTCCTCACGGGTGCGCCCCGCGCCACCGTCGTCTCCGACGGCGCGGTCCGCAATCCCGAGGCGCTGGATGTCTTCGAGCAACTGGCGGACAGCCTCGCGGCGGCGCACTCATGA
- a CDS encoding acyl-CoA dehydrogenase family protein, with translation MSIDQDVKPAARSLAGFNDELADELVSRARAVRPLLEGKADEHEQHSELSQEVVDKLTEIGVFAMAGPARVGGLAQSCRSMANVAAELAKGCPSTAWVYTIYNSCLWFASKLPAGIQDQMFADGVPLICSPQNGIGHLVPDGDSFKLAGKWSYATGSHHAAWTMVPALSPEQLPVLAVMPMADVELDYTWRVAGMKGTGSDTVVVNDVRVPANMIAAFSDIAVAPPATIDESVRVASDYWVNYPILRAKALGVLVGCAEGLLDVAVAKSGSPILYSAYAQKRDSSAYHAAIGEATTMIQAAKRLVDDSCSRIDQAACEGRVQSIDERTEARGAGALVIRLLHDAIELLMDLGGSSGFSTTAPAQRYWRDFATGSRHVIFNSQISYEQAGRHLLGIEPGIVEPDML, from the coding sequence ATGTCGATCGATCAGGACGTCAAGCCGGCGGCGCGCTCGCTGGCCGGGTTCAACGACGAGCTGGCGGACGAGCTTGTCTCCCGCGCCAGGGCGGTACGCCCGCTGCTCGAGGGCAAGGCCGACGAACACGAGCAGCACAGCGAGCTGAGCCAAGAGGTGGTCGACAAGCTCACCGAGATCGGTGTGTTCGCCATGGCCGGGCCGGCTCGCGTGGGTGGTTTGGCGCAGTCGTGCCGATCGATGGCCAACGTCGCGGCCGAGTTGGCCAAGGGTTGTCCGTCGACGGCGTGGGTCTACACGATCTACAACTCCTGCCTGTGGTTCGCCTCCAAGCTGCCGGCCGGCATCCAGGACCAGATGTTCGCCGACGGAGTTCCGCTGATCTGCTCGCCGCAGAACGGGATCGGGCACCTGGTCCCCGACGGCGATTCCTTCAAGTTGGCCGGGAAATGGAGCTACGCCACGGGTTCCCACCACGCCGCGTGGACGATGGTCCCGGCGCTGTCCCCGGAGCAACTGCCGGTGCTGGCCGTCATGCCGATGGCGGATGTGGAACTGGACTACACCTGGCGCGTCGCGGGGATGAAGGGGACGGGTTCGGACACCGTCGTCGTCAACGATGTGCGGGTGCCGGCGAACATGATCGCCGCGTTCTCGGACATCGCGGTGGCGCCGCCGGCCACCATCGACGAATCGGTGCGCGTCGCCAGCGATTACTGGGTCAACTACCCGATTCTGCGCGCGAAGGCACTCGGCGTCCTGGTCGGGTGCGCCGAGGGTCTGCTCGACGTGGCCGTGGCCAAGAGCGGCAGTCCCATCCTCTACAGTGCCTACGCGCAGAAGCGTGACTCGTCGGCGTACCACGCCGCCATCGGTGAGGCCACCACGATGATCCAGGCCGCCAAGAGGTTGGTCGACGACTCGTGCTCGCGCATCGACCAGGCCGCCTGCGAGGGCCGCGTGCAGTCGATCGACGAGCGCACCGAGGCCCGCGGCGCCGGGGCGCTGGTCATCCGCCTTCTGCACGACGCCATCGAGCTCCTGATGGATCTGGGCGGATCGTCGGGATTCTCGACCACCGCTCCGGCGCAACGGTATTGGCGTGACTTCGCGACCGGCTCCCGGCACGTGATCTTCAACTCGCAGATCAGCTACGAACAGGCCGGCCGTCACCTGCTGGGCATCGAACCGGGGATCGTCGAACCCGACATGCTCTGA
- a CDS encoding ferredoxin, whose product MKVEIDYGRCEGHGVCVGLAPEVFALEDDDEQVRLLTDTPDASLAEAVTLAGKRCPIQAIRISS is encoded by the coding sequence ATGAAAGTCGAGATCGATTACGGCCGTTGCGAAGGCCACGGGGTCTGTGTCGGCTTGGCGCCGGAGGTGTTCGCGCTCGAGGACGACGACGAGCAGGTGCGTCTGCTCACCGACACCCCCGACGCCTCGCTGGCGGAAGCAGTCACGCTGGCAGGCAAACGCTGTCCCATCCAGGCCATCCGAATCAGTTCCTGA
- a CDS encoding cytochrome P450 translates to MSELVDKGLPADLQAELSGYSSYTSTPDRAMELFAEARAAGCPVPHSDELGGFYLALDHDLVRKIHSDWETFSHYPTVVLPVVERPAFPPIEMDPPEHTMWRELVAKAFNADTAGRFEEGIREDINLLIDNFAAKGSCDLVEEFCEEVPLYALCRIIGFDLDKRATVRDMTLRLVAAFEDPEEGPKAFLDFAMFGAQEVMSRKEDPKDDFLTDLANAEMNGEPLGPLEIGQIMNSFLVAGHGTSVAVLGSILHEVLSRPELVERLKADPEMIPSVVEETLRLHPPFFGLYKRATRDVELGGTQIPKDSYIQTCWAAANRDPQVYENPDEFDVDRKFGRKNRHLTFGFGIHSCPGAPTARMELRIAVEELLRRLPDITLVDPSAAKYEFHGTETAAIGSLPATFTPAP, encoded by the coding sequence ATGTCCGAACTGGTCGACAAGGGCCTTCCGGCCGACCTTCAGGCCGAACTGTCGGGCTACAGCAGCTATACGTCCACCCCGGACCGGGCCATGGAACTGTTTGCCGAGGCCCGCGCCGCGGGTTGCCCGGTACCGCACAGCGACGAGCTGGGTGGCTTCTACCTCGCGCTCGACCACGACCTCGTCCGGAAGATCCACAGCGATTGGGAGACCTTCTCCCACTACCCGACGGTGGTGCTGCCGGTCGTCGAGCGGCCGGCCTTCCCCCCGATCGAGATGGATCCGCCGGAGCACACCATGTGGCGCGAGCTGGTGGCCAAGGCGTTCAACGCCGATACCGCCGGGCGCTTCGAGGAAGGTATCCGCGAGGACATCAACCTTCTCATCGACAATTTCGCGGCCAAGGGTTCCTGCGATCTGGTTGAGGAATTCTGCGAGGAGGTGCCCCTCTACGCGCTCTGCCGCATCATCGGGTTCGACCTGGACAAGCGAGCCACCGTGCGCGACATGACGCTGCGTCTCGTGGCGGCGTTCGAGGATCCCGAAGAGGGCCCCAAGGCGTTCCTGGACTTCGCGATGTTCGGCGCGCAGGAAGTCATGTCGCGCAAGGAAGATCCGAAGGATGATTTCCTGACGGATCTCGCTAACGCCGAGATGAACGGTGAGCCGCTCGGACCGCTCGAGATCGGCCAGATCATGAACTCGTTCCTCGTCGCGGGTCACGGCACCAGCGTGGCCGTGCTGGGCAGCATCCTGCACGAGGTGCTCTCGCGGCCCGAGCTGGTCGAACGGCTCAAGGCAGACCCCGAGATGATTCCCAGCGTGGTCGAGGAGACCCTGCGGTTGCACCCGCCGTTCTTCGGCCTCTACAAGCGGGCCACCCGCGACGTCGAATTGGGCGGCACCCAGATCCCCAAGGACAGCTACATCCAGACGTGCTGGGCGGCGGCCAACCGGGATCCCCAGGTGTACGAGAACCCGGACGAATTCGATGTGGATCGCAAGTTCGGGCGCAAGAACCGCCACCTCACCTTCGGCTTCGGAATCCATTCGTGCCCCGGCGCTCCCACCGCGCGGATGGAACTGCGCATCGCCGTCGAGGAATTGCTGCGCCGACTGCCCGACATCACCCTTGTCGATCCGTCGGCGGCGAAGTACGAGTTCCACGGCACCGAAACGGCGGCCATCGGCTCTCTGCCGGCCACTTTCACGCCCGCGCCTTGA
- a CDS encoding MlaE family ABC transporter permease has protein sequence MTVTQTAPPAADTRPRPIAAAVGSAAAGAAGRLAEIPVHSAATTGRGVLLAASVFRYAVTDTLTLRLPFGETMSQAWILLRVTVLPAILMAIPFGAMVAVQLSGLVNEVGANSLVGSATGVAVLRQGAPVTAGLLMGGAAAAAIASDFGARAIREELDALRTLGIDPVRRLVVPRFLALLLITPILVTIVIAMGVGAAFLIATVVNDVTPGSFWISFGSFAKMTDLWFTMGKGFVFASIVAIISSQRGMEAKGGPRGVADAVNASVVLNVILIVVVNLVITQLQTMFFPMAVA, from the coding sequence ATGACGGTGACTCAAACCGCGCCGCCTGCGGCGGATACCCGACCACGGCCCATCGCGGCCGCGGTCGGGTCCGCCGCGGCCGGCGCCGCCGGACGGCTCGCGGAGATTCCGGTGCACAGCGCGGCCACCACCGGCCGGGGTGTCCTGCTGGCCGCGTCGGTGTTCCGGTACGCCGTGACCGACACGCTGACGCTGCGACTTCCCTTTGGGGAGACCATGTCTCAGGCCTGGATCCTGCTCCGGGTGACCGTGCTGCCGGCGATCCTGATGGCGATTCCCTTCGGGGCGATGGTCGCGGTGCAGCTGTCCGGCCTCGTCAACGAGGTGGGTGCCAACTCGCTCGTCGGGTCGGCAACCGGGGTGGCCGTCCTGCGCCAGGGCGCGCCGGTGACGGCGGGGCTGCTGATGGGTGGTGCGGCCGCGGCCGCGATCGCGTCCGACTTCGGTGCCCGGGCCATCCGCGAGGAACTCGATGCGCTGCGCACGCTGGGGATCGATCCCGTTCGGCGCCTCGTGGTCCCGCGGTTCCTGGCGCTGCTGCTGATCACGCCGATCCTGGTCACCATCGTGATCGCGATGGGTGTGGGGGCGGCATTCCTGATCGCCACGGTGGTCAACGACGTGACGCCCGGCAGCTTCTGGATCTCGTTCGGGTCCTTCGCGAAGATGACCGACCTGTGGTTCACCATGGGCAAGGGATTCGTCTTCGCCTCGATCGTGGCGATCATCTCCTCCCAGCGCGGTATGGAGGCCAAGGGCGGACCGCGCGGTGTCGCCGACGCGGTGAACGCCTCGGTGGTGCTCAACGTCATCCTGATCGTGGTCGTCAACCTGGTGATCACCCAGTTGCAGACGATGTTCTTCCCGATGGCGGTGGCGTGA
- a CDS encoding PDR/VanB family oxidoreductase, with protein MTLPLQEESISTTYTIDLAVREVRPVAEDCIVMVLETADGSELPEWSPGAHIDLILGDDLVRQYSLCGDPADRSRWRIGILREPESRGGSEFLHDSVRAGAALSARGPRNHFPLQPSDHYLFVAGGIGITPILTMIHAAEREGASWRLLYGGRRRDSMAFLDELAGFGDKIQVCPQDECGLLDLASYLSAAPAGAAVYCCGPEPLIAATEEICAAKALPLHVERFAPRQDADVGANEEFEVVCAESGVTVTVPADSTILAEVRKVGIEVLSSCSEGTCGTCEADVLEGEPDHRDSVLTPQERASNESMMICVSRCVGKRLVLDL; from the coding sequence ATGACACTGCCCCTCCAGGAGGAGAGCATCAGTACCACCTACACCATCGACCTTGCCGTACGAGAGGTCCGGCCAGTGGCGGAGGACTGCATCGTGATGGTTCTGGAGACGGCCGACGGCAGCGAGCTGCCTGAGTGGTCGCCCGGTGCCCACATCGACCTGATCCTCGGCGACGATCTCGTTCGGCAGTACTCACTGTGCGGTGACCCCGCCGACCGATCCCGCTGGCGCATCGGGATCCTGCGTGAGCCGGAGAGCCGCGGCGGCTCCGAGTTCCTCCACGACTCGGTGCGCGCAGGCGCCGCGCTGAGCGCACGCGGGCCGCGCAATCACTTTCCGTTGCAGCCCAGCGACCACTACCTGTTCGTCGCCGGCGGCATCGGAATCACCCCGATACTGACCATGATCCACGCCGCGGAACGCGAGGGCGCGTCGTGGCGGCTGCTCTACGGCGGACGGCGTCGCGACTCGATGGCCTTTCTCGACGAGCTCGCGGGGTTCGGCGACAAGATCCAAGTGTGCCCCCAGGATGAATGTGGCCTCCTGGATCTGGCGTCCTATCTGAGTGCGGCCCCGGCCGGCGCCGCCGTATATTGCTGTGGGCCAGAGCCGTTGATCGCCGCCACCGAGGAGATTTGCGCGGCCAAGGCTTTGCCGCTGCACGTCGAGCGGTTCGCACCGAGGCAGGACGCCGACGTCGGCGCGAACGAGGAATTCGAAGTGGTCTGCGCGGAATCCGGTGTCACCGTCACGGTGCCGGCCGATTCGACGATCCTGGCCGAGGTCCGCAAGGTGGGTATCGAGGTCCTCAGTTCGTGCTCCGAGGGCACCTGCGGGACCTGCGAGGCCGACGTCCTCGAGGGTGAGCCGGATCATCGCGACTCGGTGTTGACCCCCCAGGAACGCGCGAGCAACGAGTCGATGATGATCTGCGTCTCCCGCTGCGTCGGCAAGCGCTTGGTCCTGGATCTTTGA
- a CDS encoding FAD/NAD(P)-binding protein → MRRRRRRAGAGGVAATALLVKRGYRTLLVERAAQVDGRASTVGIDGFGINTGAQIFELGGANKELFDELGVPCGPAVRPSRWCFAWGNIGPVAAGQLVTAAQWPVGYLR, encoded by the coding sequence ATTCGACGTCGTCGTCGTCGGGCCGGCGCGGGCGGCGTTGCGGCCACGGCACTGCTGGTGAAGCGGGGCTACCGGACCCTGTTGGTCGAACGCGCGGCACAGGTCGACGGCCGCGCCTCCACGGTCGGCATCGACGGGTTCGGGATCAACACCGGTGCACAGATATTCGAGCTCGGCGGCGCCAACAAAGAACTCTTCGACGAACTCGGCGTCCCCTGCGGGCCCGCCGTCAGGCCAAGCCGTTGGTGCTTCGCATGGGGCAATATCGGTCCGGTCGCGGCCGGCCAACTCGTGACGGCCGCGCAGTGGCCCGTCGGCTATCTGCGGTGA
- a CDS encoding ABC transporter permease, giving the protein MATAAQHRSSAPSKLFSSWLIPTKQLRAPFRELGQWATFIAQTIWLLPITVRRYRRETLQVMNNLAWGRGSIVVDGGVISVLAILGVTVGGIVAIEAFATLDLIGLGALAGIIGGWGNVREMAPLVAGVAFASQAGCRMTAEIGSMRIADEIDATEAMGLRAIPFVVGTRVIGGLLCVIPGFLLTLIVSFYTAVTVITVFYGQAAGTYDHYFIQFLTLPDIGAALLKATVYCTAVTLIHCYYGFFASGGPVGVGEASGRAIRASLVTIMVLDLATTIMLWGLRPEFIFKG; this is encoded by the coding sequence ATGGCAACGGCGGCACAACACCGATCTTCGGCACCCTCAAAGCTTTTCAGTTCATGGCTGATCCCGACCAAGCAGCTGCGGGCACCCTTCCGGGAGCTCGGCCAATGGGCCACCTTCATTGCGCAGACCATCTGGTTGCTGCCGATCACGGTCCGCCGGTACCGGCGCGAAACGCTGCAGGTGATGAACAACCTGGCGTGGGGCCGGGGTTCGATCGTCGTCGACGGCGGCGTCATCAGCGTGCTGGCCATCCTCGGCGTCACCGTCGGCGGGATCGTCGCCATCGAGGCCTTTGCCACCCTCGATCTGATCGGACTCGGTGCCCTGGCCGGGATCATCGGCGGGTGGGGCAACGTCCGGGAGATGGCTCCGCTGGTCGCGGGAGTGGCGTTCGCCTCGCAGGCCGGTTGCCGGATGACCGCCGAGATCGGTTCGATGCGCATCGCCGACGAGATCGACGCCACCGAGGCGATGGGGCTGCGGGCGATCCCGTTCGTGGTCGGCACCCGCGTCATCGGCGGATTGCTGTGCGTCATACCGGGTTTCCTGCTGACCCTCATCGTCAGCTTCTACACGGCGGTGACGGTGATCACCGTCTTCTACGGTCAGGCGGCCGGGACCTATGACCACTATTTCATCCAGTTCCTCACCCTCCCGGACATCGGGGCGGCGCTGCTCAAGGCCACCGTGTACTGCACCGCGGTGACGCTGATCCACTGCTACTACGGGTTTTTCGCCTCCGGCGGACCGGTCGGTGTCGGTGAGGCGTCCGGGCGGGCCATCCGAGCGAGCCTGGTGACGATCATGGTCCTGGACTTGGCCACCACGATCATGCTGTGGGGCTTGCGCCCGGAATTCATCTTCAAGGGATAG
- a CDS encoding TetR/AcrR family transcriptional regulator, with translation MSARKAQAEETRRRILDVAVEAFSAQHYDAVAVSDIATSAGVAHGLLFHYFKNKRGLYLAAMEEAAREFDAAHHNDPDLPPGAQMRQRYYNQFAYLARHRGLATRLVLGGRGADPEAWAFFEDQRWQEIARGCTALGLDPEKPALRMMLSAATATVDAVAAFWHQNGQPFEVKALGDVLFEQTIEALRGAARLDPTLQPSVEKAIEQLRADT, from the coding sequence ATGTCTGCCCGGAAGGCTCAGGCGGAGGAGACTCGCCGCCGGATCCTTGACGTTGCGGTGGAAGCATTCTCGGCGCAGCATTACGACGCCGTCGCCGTGAGCGACATCGCGACCTCGGCCGGGGTGGCGCACGGTTTGCTGTTCCACTACTTCAAGAACAAGCGCGGACTTTATCTCGCGGCCATGGAAGAGGCGGCCCGTGAGTTCGACGCCGCCCATCACAACGACCCCGACCTGCCGCCCGGTGCCCAGATGCGGCAGCGGTACTACAACCAGTTCGCTTACCTGGCGCGCCACCGCGGCCTGGCCACGCGCCTGGTGCTCGGCGGCCGGGGGGCCGACCCCGAGGCGTGGGCCTTCTTCGAAGATCAACGCTGGCAAGAGATCGCGCGGGGTTGCACCGCGCTGGGTCTCGACCCGGAGAAGCCGGCGCTGCGCATGATGCTCAGTGCCGCGACCGCGACCGTCGATGCCGTCGCGGCGTTCTGGCATCAGAACGGCCAGCCCTTCGAAGTCAAGGCGCTCGGCGACGTGCTGTTCGAGCAGACCATCGAGGCGCTGCGTGGCGCTGCCCGGCTCGATCCGACCTTGCAGCCGTCGGTGGAGAAGGCGATCGAACAACTGCGTGCCGACACGTAA